In Lolium rigidum isolate FL_2022 chromosome 7, APGP_CSIRO_Lrig_0.1, whole genome shotgun sequence, the DNA window TATCTGATTACTTTGAAGTCTCGGCCTAACCAACCGCATCCCATGGTCTTCTAAGCTCCTCAGCTGGTGTTGACATTCCAAGAGTACCGGATGTAGGAACTGAATTGTAACTAGTACCAGATGTAGGAACTGAATTTTAACTAACACTGATATTTCAAGAGTCCCAAGCGACATATCTGACATTGCAGCAAAACTTGCGTGCCTGGAACGAGTGCAGTCCTCCGCCAAAAAAATTGAGGCAACCACTTGAGTAAGGGGCACTAGAGATGTTTCAGACGGAGCATGCATGCGTAGCACCCCTCTTTAACTGAACATTCCTAAAAAAGTCCCTGCCTAGCATTCCTGGGAAGCGATGGCAGCTGGGCTGGCTGGTCCGTCGCTGGAGTAAGTTGTCATGCAAGAGTTCTGTATGGTTGGCAGGACTTATAATGTTATTGTGAGAGAGGGAGGGTCACTTTTGCTCTTCTAACAAATTCACTTCTTTTACTCTTTTCTTGTTTTGGGGGTCTTATCATGTTTTGGGGATCTTATCAATATATTTTCAGTTTTAAAGTGATGATAAGAAGTAATCACTTCTCAAGTAAGATTTTTCCGGTTGTTGGTTGTTGGTCTCTTTTGTGCCAACACTTCCAAATTATCTGATGCAATGTATCTATCAATGGATTTGAGGAAATATTTTAAGGGCACTTAGAGAGAAAAGATCGTTTGCACACCTGCGAGATTTAAACGAAATGACTTTTTTTCGCATGATTTTCTGTTCATTTAATTGGCATATCTTAGCAGCCCAGTCAGTTCAAAGTTTGATTTTGCCTTCGGTATCAAAAGTTGTTAGTTCAGAGTTTTCGATAATTAGACAAAATTTGAACTATCTGTTTTGATGTCTATTCTGGCCAAATAAACAACAATAATATTAGTACTGCCGTAAGGTCTTCTCTGCATGGCCTTTTAATTCTCCTGGCACATTGATTTCTTGATTGTCTTAGTGCTACGTCCTTGCAAAGGACAAAAAACCCCTAAATTAGGAGCTAAAATTGACCATATGGTGGTCAATCTGTTAAAGTATCATAGAACTTAGTACTCTATATGAATGGTAGTTCAAGCCAATATCATGGTGATGGAAGTTTTGTTCTTTTCTCGGCTACAATTTGACCGGGGACAAAAATCGTGTAGGTAACTGTTTCATTCCTAGAAGACATAGTGTGGGATGAGTGTCGCCGGCAATCTAGCTGGACATAAGCAGCCATAGTGCGATTTGAAATCAGCCGTTCATGCCTACAAGGTTATGTCTACTTTTGGCCAGTGCCCACTACTGAGCACCCTGCCAGAATTGTCGAGTCAATGGAgcacactttatgctttgatatcGAAAATAGGCTATCTGATTTACCGATTAATAGGTACCGTTCACGAAATCACAAATATTGTAGCAAAGTAGGTAGTTCATGCAACTGAGCCTGGGGATTTGCAGTTTTCAAATCCTAGATGAATTCAAAGTAGACTGCCACCAATTTTTTTCTCATGTAGTTAATTTGTCAGAAAATTTGGACCAGTTATTGGCACTTTTTATGCTCCTTATGACCCTCTGAATGTATTCTAAACACAAGCAAAGAGATCTCTTCCGTAGTCTTGTGTTCTCTACAAGCTAACCACTAATTCTGAAAACCGCTTTCTTGCATGGGTATACGACATCATGGGTGATTTACCTTCTGGTTCTGAAGGAGTACCAATGGAGGAGGATGCTTTATTCCAGTTGCAAGGATGGCACAGTTCTGTTAGGACTTCCTCCAGCAGGCGGACTCGATGTTGTAGTGAGGAACTCCATCAATCATTAGGATAGGATGACACAGTTGTATTTGTGTAACTCATAAACCACTTCCTCTACAGATTGAAGTGGATATCCCAGGTTCTATCAGTCAGGAATAAAGAGGCAAAGGAGATTGTGTGCATCAAAGGGAAATCTAACACTCGGGAGCATACAGTGCCCTACCTTTGTGGTGAGCCAGCATGTTAAATTATGTTGGCTTTCCTTTGTCTGTACATGCTGTTAGCATACACGGTGTAATGGAAAATTGGGCATGAAAAGTTATCTCAATCAATGGAAACTCTATTGCTGAATGATCTGAGCTGCATTGGGAAATACAAAAGTTATAATTGCTTTTCCAGAGTGCTTAGGCTCTTTATTTTCAGTCTCAGACTAGTTGTGGCATTTTGTTGCAGATAAGCTGATCAATGCTAGCAATCTAGGCCAGTCATGTTGTGGTGTGAATATGATTAGGCTAAATCTTAAAGCATTGTAATTCTGAATGATCCTGAAACTGCACTTAGTGTCTTAGTGTTACTTCACTTGCTGCCTGGTGTTTGTACATTTAAGCTCTGCATTTTATATGGATGATACTGTAATTTTGGGAGCATTGTGCAGTTAATTTTATCCATGCTTAACTTGATTTATTCATGCTCATTCCTCTGTTCCGTTTCTGTCTAGCCGGCGCTGAGGCTCATCTCTGCTATGAAAGGAGGCTGCGAGAAAGACGGTAGCATCGCCAACTGTAAACTGCTGTGTTAAGTGGGCCCCAGATTTATATGATTTGGTAACAGTCTCTTATGGATCATTCAGTGACGAGCCCCCAGCAGCATCCGAGGTTTAGGAAGGACAAGGGAAGCAGCGGCAGCGGCCAAAAAAGCATGGAAGCAGTTTCCTGCACGAGAGTGTAATGGTGATCTAGGGGAGGGTGTCATATTTTTTGTGAATATAGATAAGACAGCTGTAGTAGTTTTTTTTTAAGCTTAAGCTGTAGTAGAATATAACCCCGCAGGCCTGTAGTAGGGTTCTGTACGTAGCCTGCCTGTATGTCATGTTTGTTTGTAGGAACGACCGAACTGACGGTGTCTCCTATCCTGCAACATCATGTTCCGACGATTTGCCGTATCTCTGTTAAGAACCAATTGTATACCAGCTGAAAGTTTATTACCTCCTATGTAGGAGCTTCAGTCTGGCGTGGTTTGTGTATGCGAATTGATGAAATATGAGTCCGGTGCAAGGCGTGCAGTCCTTCGAACCGAAGACGAAATTCAGTGCCCCAGTCTGGAACGAAGTACCGAACGAGGTTTGAAGTTCCCTCAGAGTAAAACAAAAATTGATAACTCGTTGTGTTGATGAGTTGACGTCATGTGCTCCTGAATAGAACAGTATTGGCTGTCGCTTACTGCGTTTGGCTGCCTCCTTGTCTTTGAATCTCCCCATTGGTATCAGTATCATATAGATATAGCAAAAAATCGATCTATATTTTACCCCCAATCGGATTATGAAGTATGCTTTCTCTAGATTGACGAATAGTGGAATGTACCTATGATCTaccttttttgtttgtttatttGAACCCTATGATCTACCTGAAAATGCAATAAATCCAATTAAACCTGGGAACAAGACTCACTTTTTCAGCAGCTGCTACCTTACTTGAATCGAGTCAAATCTTGTTAGATTGGGCCATCGGACTAACGATAGCCCAAAGCAGCCCATTTTGGCACAGACAGAGTACAGGCCTGGTTTGGGACTTTGGGTTGTGGAGGGCATCTAGTCAGTCTAGACGCCGCGCTCCCAGGAACAGGAACACGCTCGGACGGACGGAACGCCGCCGCCCGTCACCGTCGCCGGAAAAGGAGAAGGAACGAAGGAACAAGGTATGCCCCCTTCTCTGGTGTTCCTTGCGCCGTCGGTCGGTTGGTCCCTTTTCTGACGAGCAGATCCGCTTGATTTTCAGGGGGGCGTGTATTATTATTTATCATCGACAATTCTTTTGTGGAGAAATTTCGTCGGTCGATTTGTAGCTCTACGATGCCCTAATTTGTGGAGCACCTATTATCACCATGGAGGCTGTACATACATGAATCATGGTGGTAGCACGATAGCTGGAGCTTGCACGGTTTCCATCTGGGAGCTCGCACCCGTCTTCCACTTCTTGTTCTAGTCGGACCCGGCGCTGCTGTCTCCTCCCCCTTCCTTTAAATAAAGGGCATCGCTTCTGGCTCATGGCTTCCTAGGGGGGTCCGAGGTTCCGAGCTCATCGTTGTTATCCATGGACATGGCGTCCAATAATGTCTGCCGCCACCTCTGTGTAAGCTCTTGCTGAACTTTTTTAATTTTGTTCATCCTAGTATAAGGTAATGCAGTGTTCTTGCTCACTGTATCTATTCATGGGTTGCAGAAAGCGCGACACGAGGAAGACAGGCTCGGCATGCTGTCCGATGATGTTTTGCTCTTAATCTTGGGGAGGGTTGACCTTTTGACGGCGGCAAGGACCTGCACTCTGTCGACACGGTGGAGGAACCTGCCATGGTTGCTCCCCGAGATCAACCTCCATGTCAGGGATTTCCTGCCCGCCCCACGCGCAGATTACCCTACCGATCCCACTCATTGGATAGATTTTTACTCTCAGATACCAGCTCAACACATAGATCAATCAATGGCATCCCTGGCAAGAGCTGCTAGGAGTTTCTTGCGCATCAAACGCAGCAACACCGTCGCAAGGATGTCCGTTGAGATGTACCTGGGTGGCAACTACTCACATGACATTGGCCTGCTGGTCCACGGCGCCATTGACAACGGCATGGTAAAAGAACTGAACCTCACCATTGCGGACGACAAGGCTCCCAATGCTTGCAAAGATGCGGATATGCTGCAGAAAGCTCAGGACGTGAACAGTTTTTTCGGTACCTATCCTAACATGCTTCCTTGCCTCACGAGGCTCCAGCTTTATAACCTGCATTTTGCTGAGGGGGACATTCATCACATCTTATTTGATTGTTGCAAGCAGCTGCAGCACCTTAGTCTGGATCATTGTGATGCCGGGAACTGTTCCGTGTGGCAGATAAATGCACCAAATTCGAGTCTGAGAGTTCTCGAAATCTACTATTCTTGCTTGAAGAGGCTTGACTTGCTCTGCCTGCCTAAACTAGAGCAGCTCCGTTTGGACATGTGGGTGCATTATGAGCCCCCCCTGCGTTTTGGTTCTGTCCCATCCCTTAAGGAATTATTCCTCCTATCTGATGCAAAACTCGAACAACCGGAGTTTAGTTTAAGCCAGCTTCTAAATGGTGCCACCAGCATACATACTCTCAATTTAAACTTCCAAGGAGAAAAGGTAATTTCATATCTCAGTACCTATTTGTAAGATGTGCTTCTAATTTCATAACTAGGGATTTTATACTTGCACAAGATTAGGTTTTTCTGTTTCATGTTGTGTTCCAAGATATTTTCTTTTACTTATTATTGCTAGAT includes these proteins:
- the LOC124674512 gene encoding uncharacterized protein LOC124674512 encodes the protein MDMASNNVCRHLCKARHEEDRLGMLSDDVLLLILGRVDLLTAARTCTLSTRWRNLPWLLPEINLHVRDFLPAPRADYPTDPTHWIDFYSQIPAQHIDQSMASLARAARSFLRIKRSNTVARMSVEMYLGGNYSHDIGLLVHGAIDNGMVKELNLTIADDKAPNACKDADMLQKAQDVNSFFGTYPNMLPCLTRLQLYNLHFAEGDIHHILFDCCKQLQHLSLDHCDAGNCSVWQINAPNSSLRVLEIYYSCLKRLDLLCLPKLEQLRLDMWVHYEPPLRFGSVPSLKELFLLSDAKLEQPEFSLSQLLNGATSIHTLNLNFQGEKLWIQPEREQLRYAFKKLRKLSIHGIYVEFDLLFTMNLLEAAPTVEIFDIEMFEHSCVKPYWLSVGAQRVQPSWKMPYFTSCSKWQLRELQVANFSTLVGHYMSFVRAVMDHAPNLETVLFKELRRCKDCDKMAAVPPRVGGMFPRGKDEQETIVKQLRDNRVSSSPQIIFRSIVSTVVF